Proteins from a genomic interval of Nematostella vectensis chromosome 5, jaNemVect1.1, whole genome shotgun sequence:
- the LOC116611056 gene encoding melanopsin-B-like yields MAGSHHGIGAVYIALSAISLVFNGLAIYILTRTRFLRRACSWYILSMAVSDFLMRLVVDTVGAYANFSDQTLGQIPCQLYGFASTVLGLVSISHLAATSLDIWRSVVLQRRASRKQTVYIIAVLWGTAFAWGILPLVGWSSYALQPGFSYCALKWYSRSLNDLSFTLTILILFFFFPILICGFCYSRVFCVVRVTLRDARRRWGQESFTARRTLRCEHKVAKIYLAMTLAFLVAWSPYAITSLYISWTGIQTIPDIARILPPMFAKAYSCYNPVIYYGMSRKFRRGVRRTLGRRDMTFSTIT; encoded by the coding sequence ATGGCTGGATCTCACCATGGAATAGGCGCTGTCTACATCGCACTGAGCGCCATCTCCTTGGTGTTCAATGGCTTAGCGATCTATATATTAACCCGTACTCGTTTCCTTCGTCGGGCTTGCAGTTGGTATATTCTGAGTATGGCTGTATCGGATTTTCTTATGCGTTTGGTTGTGGACACGGTTGGAGCGTACGCGAATTTCAGCGACCAAACACTTGGTCAAATACCGTGTCAATTATACGGATTCGCCTCGACTGTGCTTGGACTAGTTTCTATCTCACACTTAGCCGCTACCTCGCTCGACATTTGGCGTTCTGTTGTACTGCAGCGACGCGCCAGCCGAAAGCAAACGGTTTATATCATAGCTGTTTTGTGGGGGACAGCCTTTGCTTGGGGAATACTTCCGTTAGTTGGTTGGTCTTCGTACGCGCTTCAACCGGGGTTTTCTTATTGTGCACTCAAGTGGTACTCTAGATCGTTAAACGATCTCTCCTTCACCTTGACCAtcttaatattatttttctttttcccgaTTCTCATTTGCGGATTTTGTTATTCTCGAGTATTCTGTGTTGTCAGAGTAACACTGAGAGACGCGAGAAGGCGATGGGGGCAGGAATCTTTCACGGCCCGCAGAACCCTTCGATGCGAACACAAAGTTGCAAAAATCTATCTCGCAATGACCCTTGCATTTTTGGTTGCGTGGTCGCCTTATGCAATTACGTCCCTGTACATCAGCTGGACAGGGATTCAAACAATCCCAGACATCGCCAGAATCCTTCCACCGATGTTCGCCAAGGCTTATTCCTGCTATAACCCCGTGATTTATTATGGAATGTCAAGAAAATTTAGGAGAGGGGTTCGAAGAACTTTAGGGAGAAGAGATATGACTTTTTCTACAATTACCTGA
- the LOC125562994 gene encoding uncharacterized protein LOC125562994 has protein sequence MAATHRAPKQWSLSKTETITSFENWKQNLMYTLSLDTNFSTYLADGATWKKKTKTEPLRGYTDDDETVQQSKRLTAQQKVNFLELMLGQIANYCPIISRNTLVKNSTSLEFIWQAIRQHFGFQVTGAHFIDFVDIHLEPDERPEDLFQRLMAFAEDSLLKPNNLTHHGEQVTEEEELSPTLENLIVLTWLRLIHPSLPRLVKQRYGTELRSRTLASIKPEISQALSSLLEEIRTSDDAKILRSAVSNTYQWKPATSHNNQWKPAPNSKTTSRKPRSSKVCPLCSQANRSDTHHFLSECKFLPDSDRRYMIKARQIADIFDDNDSELETHAQMPSTESIDPPAHTAHDAVVLRIQTRQSPYLDVFYNHHTVRMTVDSGATGNMIRLSTLTSTTARLVTVLRAPPRNATVWPGEFLEITLPDDTPTDAEYALEPRTDAPSARRVKPSAVWPPPGIVTSIAGRIRIPNLTSEPRSLKRNEHFCQVRQLFEPSNVTTTSPARTFPSTDTLHSANVSLDPDSLLPSDIKAKFKALHHEYDQVFDANIEGYNGHVGPFEARVNMGPVEPPQRKGRLPQYAREKLLELQDKFDELENQGVFKRPEDVGISVEYLNPSFLVRKPDGGSRLVTAFADVGRYSKPQPSLMPNVDSTLRQIAQWNHLIATDLTSAFYQIPLSRDSLKYCGVATPFRGVRVYTRCAMGMPGSETALEELMCRVLGDLLAEGVVVKLADDLYCGGNTPHELFSNWKRTLQALHECNLRLSASKTIINPKTTTILGWIWSAGTLKASPHRVATLAQCPTPTTVGLMRSFIGAYKVLSRVVPQCSTFLSPLDEIVAGRESRDTIEWTDNLHTAFYNAQKALSSTRVITLPRPEDFLWIVTDGALRDPGIGATLYITRNGNLHLAGFYSAKLKGSQSSWLPCEVEALSIASATRHFSPYLIQSHHRASILTDSKPCVQAYEKLCRGEFSASPRISTFLSAVSQYQATVRHVSGSSILPSDFASRNAPPCEDEACQICSFVKQLGDSVVRRSSIQDVIDGNERLPFTSRSAWLAIQSECPDLRRTHSHLKQGIRPSKKVTNIKDVKRYLGVATIAKDGLLVVKRETPLSPSRECIIVPRRVLDGVLTALHIQLCHPSTHQLKMATKRYLFALDLEKAIVRVSQACHHCASLRTSSKARIEQSSCDPPDAIGVSFAADVIRRSRQFILIVRECVTSYTTSLLLTNEQHSTLRDALIRLCVQMRPLDGPVAIIRTDPAPGFQALKEDKLLQHHRLVLEIGRAKNVNKNPVAEKAVQELEREILQLDPLGGPVSEVALAVATANLNARIRLRGLSAREMWTQRDQFSNSQLPFQDQTLIEKQHDQRNSNHAYSEKSKAPTADFRLSTAITVGDLIYLHPDRNKTRGRDRYLVVDTEGGFCNIRKFIGSQLRSTSYRVKKTDCYKVPSEVPDKTPTAAYDCDSSADEDDTPATNRLPPPAPPDIPTAITDPPSRDVPPQSDADAPETRAMDSSHCPSNLQDDDTSPPRRSTRERHLPLRYRDDDFITDFK, from the exons ATGGCTGCTACTCACAGAGCACCAAAACAATGGAGCCTATCTAAAACCGAAACTATCACCAGTTTTGAAAACTGGAAGCAAAACCTGATGTATACGCTGTCTCTCGATACAAATTTCTCAACTTATCTTGCCGATGGAGCTAcatggaaaaagaaaacaaagaccgAACCTCTCCGTGGCTATACCGATGATGATGAAACCGTTCAGCAATCAAAACGCCTCACTGCCCAACAGAAGGTGAACTTTTTAGAACTTATGCTAGGACAAATCGCAAACTACTGTCCTATTATTTCGAGAAACACTTTAGTTAAGAACTCTACATCTCTAGAGTTTATCTGGCAGGCGATCCGACAACATTTTGGATTTCAAGTAACTGGTGCACACTTCATAGATTTCGTCGACATCCATCTAGAGCCCGACGAGCGCCCGGAAGACCTGTTTCAAAGACTTATGGCTTTCGCCGAggattccctcctcaaacccAATAACCTAACTCACCATGGCGAACAAGTAACAGAAGAAGAGGAACTTTCCCCAACACTAGAAAACCTCATAGTGTTGACTTGGCTGAGGCTTATTCACCCATCACTACCTCGCCTTGTTAAGCAACGGTACGGGACAGAGCTACGTTCTAGGACTCTCGCATCGATCAAACCAGAAATCTCTCAGGCATTGAGCTCCCTGCTAGAGGAAATTCGCACGTCCGATGATGCAAAGATCCTTCGCTCAGCCGTCAGCAACACTTATCAGTGGAAACCTGCCACAAGCCACAACAATCAGTGGAAACCGGCACCAAATAGCAAGACCACATCAAGAAAGCCCCGCTCCTCGAAGGTATGCCCACTCTGCAGTCAGGCTAATCGGTCGGATACTCATCACTTCCTAAGCGAATGCAAATTTCTCCCAGATAGCGATCGGCGCTATATGATTAAAGCAAGACAAATCGCTGACATCTTCGACGACAATGACTCCGAGTTAGAGACACACGCCCAAATGCCCTCGACTGAGTCCATCGACCCCCCCGCACACACTGCCCATGACGCGGTCGTCCTCAGAATACAGACCCGCCAGTCACCATATCTAGACGTCTTCTACAATCACCATACCGTACGAATGACCGTCGACAGCGGTGCCACAGGCAACATGATAAGACT CTCCACCCTCACCTCGACCACGGCACGCCTTGTAACCGTCCTCCGTGCACCACCACGCAACGCAACAGTCTGGCCAGGCGAGTTTCTTGAAATCACACTACCGGACGACACACCCACTGATGCCGAGTATGCACTTGAACCTCGTACCGACGCGCCGAGCGCTCGTAGAGTAAAACCATCTGCTGTCTGGCCTCCCCCTGGCATCGTTACCAGCATAGCCGGAAGAATACGTATTCCCAACCTTACATCGGAGCCACGCTCACTCAAACGTAACGAGCACTTCTGTCAAGTCCGCCAACTTTTCGAACCATCGAACGTCACAACGACCAGCCCAGCCCGTACGTTCCCTTCTACAGACACCCTTCATTCAGCAAACGTTTCTCTAGATCCTGACAGTTTGCTACCATCAGATATCAAAGCCAAGTTCAAAGCCCTCCACCATGAATACGACCAGGTGTTTGACGCTAATATCGAAGGCTACAACGGCCACGTAGGCCCCTTCGAAGCCAGAGTCAACATGGGGCCTGTTGAACCCCCCCAACGGAAAGGGCGCCTTCCCCAATATGCACGTGAAAAACTTCTCGAGTTACAAGATAAATTTGATGAACTGGAGAATCAGGGGGTCTTTAAACGCCCAGAAGACGTAGGCATCTCCGTGGAATATCTAAATCCATCATTTCTAGTCCGCAAGCCGGATGGAGGTTCACGCCTTGTAACAGCCTTTGCTGATGTTGGAAGATACAGCAAACCTCAACCGTCGTTAATGCCAAACGTCGATTCAACATTACGCCAAATCGCCCAATGGAATCACCTCATTGCGACTGACCTAACCAGTGCATTTTATCAGATCCCTCTGTCAAGAGACTCTCTGAAATACTGCGGAGTCGCAACTCCCTTTCGCGGCGTCAGAGTTTACACCCGTTGTGCAATGGGTATGCCTGGTTCTGAAACTGCGTTAGAAGAACTAATGTGCCGCGTCCTTGGAGATCTTCTTGCTGAAGGCGTTGTTGTCAAGCTTGCCGATGATCTCTACTGTGGAGGAAACACCCCACATGAACTCTTCAGCAACTGGAAAAGAACCCTCCAGGCTCTTCACGAATGCAATCTTCGCTTGTCTGCCTCCAAAACAATCATCAACCCCAAGACCACTACTATTCTTGGATGGATCTGGAGTGCAGGCACCTTGAAGGCTAGCCCCCACCGAGTTGCTACGCTAGCCCAATGTCCAACCCCAACTACCGTTGGTCTCATGCGTTCTTTTATTGGCGCATACAAGGTACTTTCACGAGTTGTACCACAGTGCTCCACATTTCTATCACCCCTCGACGAAATTGTCGCTGGCCGGGAGTCACGAGATACTATTGAGTGGACTGACAATCTACATACGGCTTTCTATAATGCCCAGAAGGCCCTCTCTTCCACCCGCGTCATCACCCTGCCAAGACCTGAGGATTTCCTATGGATTGTCACGGATGGCGCCCTGCGTGACCCAGGAATCGGCGCCACACTTTACATCACACGTAACGGCAACCTACACCTCGCTGGGTTCTACAGCGCCAAGCTAAAAGGTTCACAGTCGTCTTGGTTGCCCTGCGAAGTTGAGGCACTGTCTATAGCCTCTGCTACCAGACATTTCAGCCCCTACTTAATACAATCTCATCACCGAGCGTCCATCTTGACTGACAGCAAACCCTGCGTACAGGCGTACGAGAAATTATGCCGCGGCGAGTTTTCCGCAAGCCCACGAATTTCGACCTTCCTCTCTGCAGTCAGTCAGTACCAAGCCACAGTCAGACACGTATCAGGGTCCTCCATTCTCCCCTCAGATTTCGCAAGTCGAAACGCTCCACCGTGCGAAGATGAAGCCTGTCAGATCTGTTCCTTTGTCAAACAGCTCGGGGACTCTGTTGTCAGGCGCTCATCAATTCAGGACGTCATTGATGGCAACGAGCGGCTCCCTTTCACTAGCCGATCAGCTTGGCTCGCGATTCAGTCCGAGTGTCCTGACTTACGTCGAACTCACTCCCACCTCAAACAGGGCATCCGACCTTCGAAAAAGGTAACAAACATCAAAGACGTCAAACGATATCTTGGTGTCGCCACCATCGCCAAGGATGGCTTACTCGTCGTAAAACGTGAAACACCCTTATCGCCCAGCCGTGAGTGCATCATTGTTCCACGTCGCGTTCTTGACGGCGTACTCACAGCTCTACATATTCAGCTATGTCACCCGTCAACTCACCAACTCAAGATGGCCACCAAGCGCTATCTGTTCGCCCTTGATCTTGAGAAGGCCATCGTTCGCGTGTCTCAAGCTTGCCACCATTGCGCTTCTCTCCGTACAAGCAGCAAAGCACGTATAGAACAGTCGTCTTGCGACCCGCCCGACGCCATTGGAGTTTCTTTCGCAGCAGACGTCATACGTCGGTCACGCCAGTTTATCCTGATTGTACGAGAGTGCGTGACTTCGTACACCACCAGCTTACTGTTAACCAATGAGCAACACTCTACCCTTCGCGATGCTCTCATTCGTCTTTGCGTGCAGATGCGTCCCCTCGACGGTCCCGTCGCCATCATTCGCACTGACCCAGCCCCAGGATTTCAAGCGCTAAAGGAAGACAAGCTCCTGCAACACCATCGATTAGTCCTCGAAATTGGACGCGCAAAGAACGTCAATAAGAACCCGGTAGCTGAAAAGGCAGTACAAGAGTTAGAACGTGAGATCCTACAGCTTGACCCACTAGGGGGCCCTGTCTCTGAAGTAGCACTTGCAGTCGCTACAGCTAATCTCAACGCCCGCATCCGATTACGTGGTCTGTCTGCGAGGGAAATGTGGACTCAGCGTGACCAGTTTTCCAACAGTCAACTCCCCTTCCAAGACCAAACCCTCATAGAGAAACAGCACGACCAGCGGAATTCTAACCACGCGTACAGCGAGAAATCTAAAGCGCCCACCGCAGACTTTCGCCTATCCACAGCAATCACTGTTGGCGACCTCATTTACCTGCATCCCGACAGGAACAAGACCCGAGGGCGAGATAGATATCTCGTCGTAGACACTGAAGGAGGCTTCTGTAATATCAGAAAGTTTATTGGCTCGCAGTTACGTTCTACGTCAtacagagtaaaaaaaacagattgctACAAGGTTCCATCTGAAGTACCGGACAAGACACCGACTGCAGCCTATGACTGTGACTCTTCCGCAGATGAAGATGACACTCCGGCCACCAACAGGCTTCCGCCCCCAGCCCCACCAGATATACCGACAGCGATAACTGATCCACCTTCCCGGGATGTACCACCCCAAAGTGATGCCGACGCCCCTGAGACGAGAGCTATGGACTCCAGTCACTGTCCCTCCAATCTTCAAGATGATGACACATCCCCACCTAGGAGGTCTACCCGCGAGCGTCACCTTCCCTTACGTTATAGAGATGACGACTTTATCACTGACTTTAAATAG